A window of Aliarcobacter trophiarum LMG 25534 contains these coding sequences:
- a CDS encoding autotransporter assembly complex protein TamA, translated as MKVFLFFLFLTINCFANEIKKIEYIGDIDLVLGDFSKSNLDTICGFSYDEFYKIWKKNPTFIKKDIENCSEQLKEYLDSLGFYKATVNYEIKDNNAKIEIIKNEPIKVNSIEVEDEYKRFVSFKKDEVFISSKFTESKKDIRKHLNENGYSKADINAKAYINLDEYRVDLIYKITKNKLQYFGDINIKNSANISQELLQKHIEFKKGQIYNSKLLDKTYENLYNFGIYKTIIVEPDFESNSEFIPININLEEGFFKENMFGFGYDTDKKFRFKAQHKNDNFLGDLKQFTLGTKVNSEGFELYNNIFDPYFIKGNISLNNDVSYEDMDYTSYSQKKLQDRLTLSKEIYNLPNSVGFLAEHSTIKSDLKEYESGTYLLNSLFYEIKLDRRDDSLNPKDGYFLSFYIEDGSKFLGSEYDYLKTVTDLRYIKTFDKLTASLKTKIGTLDRDLPIFKHFFAGGAYSNRGYAYEKVGLKDSDDNPYGGLSMIDSSLEFEYNIYKNVGLVTFFDSTMLSMETNKFNDKFYNSFGFGARYYTPIGPFRVDFGFPQDDGGFVFHIGIGQVF; from the coding sequence TTGAAAGTTTTTCTATTTTTTTTATTTTTAACTATAAATTGTTTTGCAAATGAGATAAAAAAAATAGAGTATATCGGAGATATAGATTTAGTTCTAGGGGATTTTTCTAAATCAAATCTTGATACTATTTGTGGCTTTTCATATGATGAGTTTTATAAGATTTGGAAAAAGAATCCAACTTTTATAAAAAAAGATATAGAAAATTGTAGTGAGCAACTAAAAGAGTATTTAGATAGTTTAGGTTTTTATAAAGCTACTGTAAATTATGAGATAAAAGATAATAATGCAAAGATAGAGATTATAAAAAATGAACCAATAAAGGTAAACTCTATAGAGGTAGAAGATGAGTATAAAAGATTTGTAAGTTTTAAAAAAGATGAGGTTTTTATCTCATCAAAATTTACAGAATCAAAAAAAGATATAAGAAAACATTTAAATGAAAATGGTTATTCAAAAGCAGATATAAATGCAAAAGCTTATATAAATTTAGATGAGTATAGAGTTGATCTAATCTATAAAATAACAAAAAATAAACTTCAATATTTTGGAGATATAAATATTAAAAATAGTGCAAATATTAGCCAAGAGCTTTTACAAAAGCATATTGAGTTTAAAAAAGGGCAGATATATAACTCAAAACTTCTTGATAAAACTTATGAAAATCTATATAACTTTGGTATTTATAAAACTATAATAGTTGAACCAGATTTTGAATCAAATAGTGAATTTATTCCTATAAATATAAATTTAGAAGAGGGCTTTTTCAAAGAGAATATGTTTGGTTTTGGATACGATACTGATAAAAAGTTTAGATTTAAAGCTCAACACAAAAATGATAACTTTTTAGGAGATTTAAAACAATTTACTTTAGGAACAAAGGTAAATAGTGAAGGTTTTGAACTATATAATAATATTTTTGACCCATATTTTATCAAAGGAAATATCTCTTTAAACAATGATGTCTCTTATGAAGATATGGATTATACAAGCTATTCACAAAAAAAACTACAAGATAGATTGACTCTTTCAAAAGAGATTTATAACTTACCAAATAGTGTTGGATTTTTGGCTGAACACTCTACAATTAAATCAGATTTAAAAGAGTATGAAAGTGGAACCTATCTTTTAAACTCTTTGTTTTATGAGATTAAATTAGATAGAAGAGATGATAGTTTAAACCCAAAGGATGGATATTTTTTATCTTTTTATATAGAAGATGGTTCAAAATTTTTAGGAAGTGAGTATGACTACTTAAAAACTGTTACTGATTTAAGATATATTAAAACCTTCGATAAACTCACTGCATCTTTGAAAACAAAAATAGGAACATTAGATCGAGATTTGCCTATTTTTAAACACTTTTTTGCTGGAGGAGCATATAGTAATAGAGGATATGCATATGAAAAAGTTGGACTAAAAGATAGTGATGATAATCCATACGGTGGGCTTAGTATGATAGATAGTAGTTTGGAGTTTGAGTATAATATTTATAAAAATGTAGGTCTTGTGACTTTCTTTGACTCTACAATGCTAAGTATGGAGACAAATAAATTTAATGATAAATTCTATAACTCTTTTGGTTTTGGTGCTAGATATTATACTCCTATTGGTCCCTTTAGAGTTGATTTTGGTTTCCCACAAGATGATGGTGGATTTGTATTTCATATAGGAATAGGGCAAGTGTTTTGA